In Hydractinia symbiolongicarpus strain clone_291-10 chromosome 15, HSymV2.1, whole genome shotgun sequence, one DNA window encodes the following:
- the LOC130629157 gene encoding uncharacterized protein LOC130629157, translating into MMMKLVITCILLALANKVSASWGCFKVTGMIRCGKDEYQQARVELFDHDGLLKEEKMVPEFGYGSDGYGPNRLIKYGEALISEGCAKDYGTVPDPYMRLSYYKCKGQTGEFKLKINKKKCRYFVGSKPKNDGSAFEKTVHQYQCYGMEVDLETKSLKQLI; encoded by the exons ATGATGATGAAGTTGGTAATAACTTGCATTCTGTTAGCTCTTGCTAACAAAGTTTCTGCCAGTTGGGGATGTTTTAAAGTGACAGGTATGATACGATGTGGCAAGGACGAATACCAACAAGCTAGAGTCGAGTTGTTTGATCATGACGGTCTCCTAAAAG AAGAAAAGATGGTTCCAGAGTTCGGATATGGTAGTGATGGATATGGTCCCAATCGTCTCATCAAGTACGGGGAAGCCCTTATTTCAGAAGGATGCGCAAAAGATTATGGTACAGTTCCTGATCCATATATGAGGTTATCGTACTATAAATGTAAAGGGCAAACTGGAGAatttaaattgaaaataaataagaagAAATGTCGGTATTTTGTTGGATCCAAGCCGAAAAATGACGGTTCTGCATTCGAGAAGACTGTTCACCAGTACCAATGTTATGGTATGGAAGTTGACTTAGAGACGAAATCGTTGAAACAATTGATATAA
- the LOC130628699 gene encoding uncharacterized protein LOC130628699, producing the protein MNVCSVKHEAIRDLLALSFNVATRDIAFEYLSPTLNPNHSGPQFINLILIEEKLLFTVLDGRKIISQRSSQQRLTLKTKPGLQHVTSFVVEDSAQCSEGGNLIINSNQLYMLCEILFELAIQELKSRIKFFPVTLQAYICSHPFNATYVPLAMATLQSIILKYEKWFRLGLLHHEVLKDTLLQTFHKNFSTDSKKLYNELHHKYGNKLRQLLQNGVLKQDQYDLIFPPGLNETYSSKFDITLLGVLIKNCPKIDPPVNGWTDNNPPSTDLTLAAKLIRVLSWRNWHCHVDPENIDLLLYESKWKEGIDIAKSLGYNGDANVLSTTSLDAGRTSVLESLVERVRLDNDNLKKRMSDIEGNNTDLSTKCCELRKVCGSLHSHIDSLSIRVTDNDNIIEQWKRELTNLQKELQQYLTRLERVETRVDNCEEDIQHLQIAMKEKLVVQDREHLWNVPLNVSNFTGREEILENIYSNLHKQEKSHPFNAVCLTGLGGVGKTELAARYARLNRKHYQYIFWIQADNLQSSLQSMCEYFDVKSYYQSIEAMVLKLSAKIGSCKCLFVLDNAENFTSIDPLLRNLTLDVKYCVIVTSQHTQWQNLCLEQFEITIFTEIEAYNFFKELVPDENSAKKLAKELEYFPLAMQLSLSYIKRHSMNIEEYLEAFRQGKSQLFYERNHDNKTLLTVWRMAIEKLKSHEHKVAIDVLNMMAYMDNTFINMNTFLLYDKIPDKVMLNSVIDILCEYSLISKKETKIKAGQVVTIHKLIQRILTEFEELTGTASNSLNVLVGILQAACAGKTTKFDIDDENIWFLHIKYLLYIRKVLITFFDVRFQTVAVQRGDQAIIQYIKFLYLTTNYENLATDLNCAFNFASYMIDYGLVNEALEFLDNVSAQSKLEKNSLQFLLFQIRCIQFKCDYRSKTEARRQYNEIKDFLNVDDETDVCLELMELHAQVLVNFSDFKHALQLIDKAIQLCLKKGDEKVEERIKLLMRKCDTFCIMEKLDDCISILNELDDLFKKYDISGNQEITIALKVTKCSCYFARNEFEETRKICLDLLDASFDYKSVNLAKFYLARIDILTERYKDAIIKCDLPVPQSIIEKDYPNCFRKHKIEYLISLLKVFSYFHLNELDMALQLLQELRYDERLVDAGEFLEEYIDVINQLKECQEEARQLHQSGNTKKFKEVMKNCQDIKQQTKLTKYNKLKNYNVVVCL; encoded by the exons ATGAACGTCTGCAGTGTTAAGCATGAGGCGATACGAGATCTTTTAGCGTTGTCGTTTAACGTTGCTACACGTGATATTGCTTTTGAATACTTATCTCCTACACTCAACCCTAATCATTCTGGG CCACAATTCATTAACTTAATATTAATTGAAGAGAAgttactttttacagttttgGATGGAAGAAAGATAATTTCACAGAGATCCAGCCAACAAAGA TTAACATTAAAAACTAAGCCAGGTTTACAACATGTAACATCAT TTGTTGTGGAAGATTCCGCCCAATGCAGCGAGGGCGGaaatttaattattaattcaAATCAATTATACATGCTTTGCGAAATTTTATTTGAATTAGCAATACAAGAACTTAAATCGAG GATAAAATTT tttcCAGTCACTTTACAAGCCTATATT tgttctCATCCCTTTAATGCTACCTACGTACCTctagcg ATGGCTACATTACAAAGTATCatattaaaatatgaaaaatggtTTCGACTTGGCTTATTGCACCATGAAGTATTAAAAGACACCTTGTTAcaaacatttcataaaaatttctcAACTGactcaaaaaaattatacaatgaGTTACATCACAAGTATGGAAATAAACTGAGACAATTATTACAAAACGGTGTGCTAAAGCAGGATCAGTATGATTTAATTTTTCCACCAGGATTGAATGAAACATATTCATCTAAGTTTGATATCACATTACTTGGTgtgttaataaaaaattgtcCTAAAATAGACCCTCCTGTTAATGGCTGGACTGATAACAATCCACCATCTACAGATCTGACATTAGCTGCAAAGTTAATTCGTGTTTTAAGTTGGCGAAATTGGCATTGCCATGTGGATCCAGAGAATATCGATTTACTCTTATATGAATCAAAATGGAAAGAGGGAATAGATATTGCAAAAAGTCTTGGATACAATGGTGACGCTAATGTATTATCGACCACCTCGCTGGATGCCGGTAGAACATCAGTGTTAGAATCACTGGTTGAGAGAGTAAGACTTGATAATGATAACTTAAAAAAGAGGATGAGTGACATCGAGGGTAATAATACAGATTTATCCACTAAATGTTGTGAGCTCAGGAAAGTATGTGGTTCCCTTCATTCTCACATTGATTCTCTTTCCATCAGAGTTACAGATAATGATAACATAATTGAACAGTGGAAAAGGGAGTTAACAAATTTACAAAAGGAGTTACAGCAATACCTTACCAGACTGGAAAGAGTGGAAACAAGGGTAGACAATTGTGAGGAAGATATTCAGCATTTGCAAATTGCTATGAAGGAGAAATTAGTTGTTCAAG aCCGCGAGCATCTGTGGAATGTGCCTCTTAACGTATCAAACTTCACTGGACGAgaagaaatcttagaaaataTTTACTCCAATTTGCATAAACAGGAAAAAAGCCATCCCTTTAATGCGGTATGTTTGACAGGCTTGGGTGGTGTAGGAAAGACGGAGCTTGCTGCCCGTTATGCCCGTTTAAACCGTAAACATTACCAGTATATCTTCTGGATACAAGCAGATAATTTACAAAGTTCTCTGCAAAGCATGTGTGAATATTTTGATGTTAAATCATATTACCAATCCATAGAAGCTATGGTTCTAAAATTGTCTGCCAAAATTGGAAGTtgtaaatgtttgtttgttttggatAATGCTGAAAATTTTACTTCAATTGATCCACTTTTAAGAAATCTAACCTTGGACGTAAAGTATTGTGTTATAGTAACTTCCCAACATACCCAGTGGCAGAATTTGTGTTTGGAACAATTTGAAATAACTATTTTTACCGAAATTGAAGCAtacaacttttttaaagaattagtaCCAGATGAAAACAGTGCGAAGAAACTTGCGAAGGAATTAGAATATTTTCCATTAGCCATGCAGCTGTCTTTAAGTTATATAAAAAGACATTCCATGAATATAGAAGAGTACCTTGAAGCATTTCGTCAAGGAAAGAGTCAACTGTTTTATGAAAGAAACCATGATAACAAAACTCTTTTAACGGTTTGGAGGATGGCCATAGAAAAGTTGAAGTCACATGAACACAAGGTTGCTATCGACGTATTGAACATGATGGCATATATGGATAACACCTTTATAAacatgaacacatttttattgtATGATAAAATACCAGATAAGGTAATGTTAAATAGTGTAATTGATATCCTGTGTGAATATTCCCTCATTTCAAAGAAGGAAACAAAAATCAAGGCAGGACAAGTTGTTACCATTCATAAACTCATTCAGAGAATATTGACAGAATTCGAAGAACTTACAGGAACCGCTTCAAACTCTCTTAATGTCTTGGTTGGTATCTTACAAGCGGCTTGCGCTGGAAAAACAACTAAATTTGACATTGATGATGAAAACATTTGGTTCTTGCATATTAAATATCTATTGTATATAAGAAAAGTATTGATAACATTTTTTGATGTGAGATTTCAGACAGTAGCTGTGCAAAGAGGTGACCAAGCTATAATAcaatatattaaatttttatatttgacaaCAAACTATGAAAATCTCGCTACCGATTTAAACTGTGCATTTAATTTTGCATCTTACATGATTGATTATGGTCTTGTAAATGAAGCATTGGAATTTTTAGATAACGTATCGGCACAATCTAAACTGGAAAAAAATTCTCTacagtttttattatttcagaTAAGATGCATTCAATTCAAATGCGATTATCGTAGTAAAACAGAAGCAAGAAGACAGTATAATGAAATCAAAGATTTCTTGAATGTTGATGATGAAACGGACGTATGTCTGGAATTAATGGAGCTACATGCACAGGTTCTGGtgaatttttctgattttaaacaTGCATTACAGCTAATAGACAAAGCTATTCAGTTATGCTTGAAGAAAGGTGATGAAAAAGTCGAGGAAAGGATAAAACTTTTGATGAGAAAATGTGATACATTCTGTATTATGGAAAAATTGGACGATTGTATTTCTATATTAAACGAACTTGAtgacttgtttaaaaaatatgacatTTCAGGAAACCAAGAGATCACAATTGCATTAAAGGTAACCAAATGCAGCTGCTATTTTGCACGAAATGAATTCGAAGAGACACGCAAGATATGTTTAGATCTACTAGATGCAAGTTTTGATTATAAGTCCGTAAATCTTGCGAAATTTTATTTAGCAAGAATTGATATACTGACCGAAAGGTATAAGGACGCAATAATAAAGTGTGATCTGCCAGTACCTCAAAGTATAATAGAGAAGGATTATCCCAATTGTTTCAGAAAGCACAAGATAGAATACCTTATCAGTTTGTTAAAAGTATTCTCATACTTTCATCTTAACGAGCTAGATATGGCCTTACAACTTCTTCAAGAACTTCGTTATGACGAACGACTAGTTGACGCAGGCGAGTTTCTTGAGGAATACATTGATGTTATCAACCAGTTAAAGGAATGTCAAGAAGAAGCGAGGCAACTTCACCAGTCTGGTAACACAAAAAAGTTTAAGGAAGTGATGAAAAATTGTCAAGACATCAAGCAGCAAACAAAACTTACAAAATATAACAAACTTAAAAATTATAACGTGGTGGTTTGTctgtga